The Chlorocebus sabaeus isolate Y175 chromosome 9, mChlSab1.0.hap1, whole genome shotgun sequence genome includes a window with the following:
- the UBE2D1 gene encoding ubiquitin-conjugating enzyme E2 D1 isoform X1, with the protein MALKRIQKELSDLQRDPPAHCSAGPVGDDLFHWQATIMGPPDSAYQGGVFFLTVHFPTDYPFKPPKIAFTTKIYHPNINSNGSICLDILRSQWSPALTVSKVLLSICSLLCDPNPDDPLVPDIAQIYKSDKEKYNRHAREWTQKYAM; encoded by the exons GAATTAAGTGATCTACAGCGCGATCCACCTGCTCACTGTTCAGCTGGACCTGTGGGAGATGACT TGTTCCACTGGCAAGCCACTATTATGGGGCCT CCTGATAGCGCATATCAAGGTGGAGTCTTCTTTCTCACTGTACATTTCCCGACAGATTATCCTTTTAAACCAccaaag atCGCTTTCACAACAAAAATTTACCATCCAAACATAAACAGTAATGGAAGTATTTGTCTCGATATTCTGAGGTCACAATGGTCACCAGCTCTGACTGTATCAAAAG TTTTATTGTCCATATGTTCTCTACTTTGTGATCCTAATCCAGATGACCCCTTAGTACCAGATATTGCACAAATCTATAAATCAGACAAAGAAAA ATACAACAGACATGCAAGAGAATGGACTCAGAAATATGcaatgtaa
- the UBE2D1 gene encoding ubiquitin-conjugating enzyme E2 D1 isoform X2 — translation MTPDSAYQGGVFFLTVHFPTDYPFKPPKIAFTTKIYHPNINSNGSICLDILRSQWSPALTVSKVLLSICSLLCDPNPDDPLVPDIAQIYKSDKEKYNRHAREWTQKYAM, via the exons ATGACT CCTGATAGCGCATATCAAGGTGGAGTCTTCTTTCTCACTGTACATTTCCCGACAGATTATCCTTTTAAACCAccaaag atCGCTTTCACAACAAAAATTTACCATCCAAACATAAACAGTAATGGAAGTATTTGTCTCGATATTCTGAGGTCACAATGGTCACCAGCTCTGACTGTATCAAAAG TTTTATTGTCCATATGTTCTCTACTTTGTGATCCTAATCCAGATGACCCCTTAGTACCAGATATTGCACAAATCTATAAATCAGACAAAGAAAA ATACAACAGACATGCAAGAGAATGGACTCAGAAATATGcaatgtaa